Proteins from a genomic interval of Fusarium oxysporum Fo47 chromosome I, complete sequence:
- a CDS encoding major facilitator superfamily domain-containing protein, with protein sequence MAPSRSASSNAAARAVNRTASSGSFHAGAPIPTLSSLRRQSHRYQTFPTTPPKTPLEQPYAPSNGSDSEDDDDQEETPLPVRQLLLLAFLSLAEQTALNSISPYLPEMVLNMPGIPDDEAGLYVGILASSFALAQLSTNFLWGYASDVIGRKPVLIMGTTALMGCFCVFGFCKEYWQIVVVHVAMGLLNGNAACVPTVLGEVTDRSNQSRAFTYLPVIYSLGSITGPALGGILVGRMGKEYPYLAPNILSAGLLALSVVVVSIWFEETLDKTEVSFEKPAWVEKIISWFSSPTPPPRRASWSARWPRSQSQNQPLLSSGRALESESDDEDTENDDDDSDNKVDPAMSAWKDLSRTTILILFTYLVFQLSNISFNSLYPIFAATPPPAGRDLLPSKIGISLSIAGLASCIFQAFLFQALKVRLGNLGTYQISLLGLGISMLLMPWVGYADSKPFFGLGSGKMWLYIELGVVLILKNLCAVGGLSSVMLLITNSAPSHSSLGSLNGMAQTLSALGRSFGPFVSGGLFSLSINIQPKGEALAWSIFGGLAILGWVSSLFIRRDGLESDDWQGSDENLAEQEGDEA encoded by the exons ATGGCGCCCTCACGAAGTGCCTCCTCGAACGCCGCCGCCAGAGCTGTCAATCGAACAGCCTCGTCTGGTTCATTCCATGCTGGCGCGCCGATCCCTACCCTCAGCTCCCTGCGACGACAGTCTCATCGATACCAGACTTTTCCTACCACTCCGCCAAAGACTCCTCTCGAACAGCCGTATGCCCCGTCGAATGGAAGCGATTccgaagatgacgacgatcAAGAAGAGACGCCTTTGCCTGTGCGAcagctgctgttgctggcgtTTCTCTCCCTTGCGGAGCAGACCGCGCTGAACTCGATATCGCCGTATTTACCTGAAATGGTCCTCAATATGCCCGGTATCCCTGACGACGAAGCTGGTTTATATGTCGGAATACTCGCGAGTTCTTTCGCATTGGCGCAGCTGTCGACCAACTTCCTCTGGGGATATGCCTCGGATGTCATTGGACGCAAGCCAGTTCTGATCATGGGCACGACCGCTCTGATGGGGTGTTTCTGCGTCTTTGGTTTCTGCAAGGAATACTGGCAGATCGTTGTTGTACATGTCGCAATGGGCCTTCTCAATGGAAATGCCGCGTGTGTTCCGACTGTACTGGGAGAAGTCACGGATCGCTCCAACCAAAGCCGCGCTTTCACATACTTGCCCGTTATTTACTCTCTTGGTAGCATCACCGGACCTGCGCTAGGTGGCATTCTTGTCGGCAGGATGGGCAAAGAGTACCCTTATCTTGCCCCCAACATTCTGTCCGCTGGTCTCCTCGCTCTCAGCGTGGTGGTGGTCAGCATCTGGTTCGAAGAGACCTTGGACAAGACTGAAGTCAGCTTTGAGAAGCCCGCCTGGGTCGAGAAGATTATTTCCTGGTTCTCTTCACCCACACCCCCGCCTCGACGAGCATCTTGGAGCGCGCGCTGGCCTCGATCCCAATCCCAGAACCAGCCCCTTCTTTCCTCCGGACGAGCGCTCGAATCGGAATCCGATGACGAAGATACCGAgaacgacgacgacgatagCGATAACAAGGTGGACCCGGCAATGTCCGCATGGAAAGACCTTAGCCGAACCACGATCCTCATTCTGTTCACGTATCTCGTCTTCCAACTCTCGaacatctccttcaacaGCTTATACCCAATCTTTGCCGCTACACCTCCACCTGCCGGCCGCGACTTGTTGCCCAGTAAGATTGGCATCAGTCTGAGTATTGCAGGTTTGGCAAGCTGCATCTTCCAGGCCTTCCTCTTCCAAGCGCTCAAGGTCAGATTGGGCAATCTCGGTACCTACCAAATCTCGCTTCTGGGACTGGGTATCAGCATGCTGCTCATGCCGTGGGTTGGCTATGCCGACAGCAAGCCTTTCTTTGGCCTGGGAAGCGGCAAAATGTGGCTGTACATCGAGCTTGGAGTggtgttgatcttgaagaaccTCTGTGCCGTGGGTGGTCTTTCTAGTGTCATGCTTTTG ATCACCAACTCTGCCCCGTCGCACTCGAGCCTTGGGAGCCTCAATGGCATGGCGCAAACCCTATCTGCTCTGGGTCGCAGCTTCGGGCCATTCGTTTCCGGTGGCCTGTTCAGTCTGTCCATCAATATCCAGCCCAAGGGCGAGGCATTGGCTTGGAGTATCTTCGGCGGTCTGGCCATTTTGGGCTGGGTCTCATCTCTCTTCATCCGCCGCGACGGCCTTGAGAGCGACGATTGGCAGGGCTCAGATGAGAACCTCGCCGAGCAGGAGGGTGACGAGGCCTAA
- a CDS encoding flavo protein-like protein: MVLPRQPLQLRACATSFQVYKPFGNRCRFSATNRDLFYHPASLMTMNGHGDLNNSHAGRTAVELTPDPAYAYRSLAIDPSDDVSEIREKYRPFILDDKYIKDDWVAELELSTAIQMVQSEILDKGLDRLRILVLYGSLRSRSYSRLLAFEAARILHRLGCDVRVYNPAGLPQKDDVQHNHPKVQELRELSKWSDGHVWISPEQHGNLTGIFKQQIDWIPLSTGSVRPTQGRTLAIAQVSGGSQSFNAVNSLRILGRWMRMFTIPNQSSVPKAYTQFTSEDEGIRMLPSGNRDRLVDCMEELVKYTIVMRPHFNLFGDRYSEREERRAKEDKEKVK; the protein is encoded by the exons ATGGTTCTCCCTCGtcaacctcttcaacttcGTGCTTGTGCAACCAGCTTCCAAGTCTACAAACCTTTTGGGAACCGCTGTCGCTTTTCGGCTACGAACAGAGATTTATTCTATCACCCTGCCTCTCTTATGACGATGAACGGACACGGCGATCTAAATAATTCCCACGCTGGGAGGACGGCAGTTGAGCTGACCCCCGACCCAGCCTACGCTTATCGATCCCTCGCCATTGACCCTTCCGATGACGTTTCTGAAATCCGAGAGAAATACCGCCCGTTTATTCTTGATGACAAGTACATAAAGGATGATTGGGTTGCAGAATTGGAGCTGAGCACAGCCATTCAAATGGTTCAGTCGGAGATTCTCGATAAAGGTCTAGATCGTCTGCGCATCCTGGTCCTCTACGGTAGCCTACGGAGTCG GTCATACTCCCGACTTCTCGCCTTCGAAGCTGCACGAATCCTCCACCGTCTCGGGTGCGATGTTCGAGTCTACAACCCCGCCGGCCTCCCTCAAAAAGACGATGTTCAACACAATCACCCTAAAGTTCAAGAGCTTCGCGAGTTGAGCAAATGGAGTGACGGCCATGTTTGGATAAGCCCCGAACAACATGGTAACTTG ACTGGCATCTTCAAACAGCAAATAGACTGGATACCCCTCTCAACCGGCTCCGTCCGCCCAACCCAAGGCCGAACCCTCGCCATCGCCCAAGTCAGCGGCGGCTCGCAATCCTTTAACGCCGTCAACTCTCTACGTATTCTCGGGCGATGGATGAGAATGTTTACGATACCGAATCAGAGTTCTGTGCCAAAGGCGTATACACAGTTTAcatctgaggatgaggggaTTCGTATGCTACCGAGTGGAAATCGTGATCGCCTTGTCGACTGTATGGAGGAGTTGGTGAAGTATACTATTGTTATGAGGCCGCATTTTAACCTCTTTGGAGATCGGTATAGTGAGAGGGAGGAGAGGAGGGCAAAAGAGGATAAGGAAAAAGTCAAATAG